The following proteins come from a genomic window of Perognathus longimembris pacificus isolate PPM17 chromosome 12, ASM2315922v1, whole genome shotgun sequence:
- the Ccn3 gene encoding CCN family member 3: MRSVPVTSLFLHAQRLCLALVVLQLLGQVSASQRCPSPCPRQCPEMPPTCAPGVRAVLDGCACCLVCARQRGETCSELQPCDQSSGLYCDRSADPSNQTGMCMVLEGDNCVFDGVIYRSGEKFEPNCQYHCTCRDGQIGCVPRCQLDVLLPGPDCPAPRKVAVPGECCEKWACGPNEKGTLGGLALPAYRPEATVGVEVSDSSINCIEQTTEWSACSKSCGMGVSTRVTNRNRQCEMVKQTRLCMVRPCEQEPEQPTDKKGKKCLRTKKSLKAIHLQFKNCTSLHTYKPRFCGICSDGRCCTPHNTKTIQVEFHCSPGQNIKKPVMVIGTCTCHSNCPQNNEAFLQDLELKTSTGEI, encoded by the exons ATGCGGAGTGTGCCGGTCACGAGCCTCTTTCTGCACGCGCAGCGCCTTTGCCTGGCCCTCGTGGTCCTCCAGCTCCTGGGTCAG GTGTCTGCGAGTCAGCGCTGTCCTTCCCCGTGCCCCCGCCAGTGCCCTGAGATGCCACCGACCTGTGCGCCCGGCGTGCGCGCCGTGCTGGACGGCTGCGCCTGCTGCCTGGTTTGCGCCCGCCAGCGTGGGGAGACCTGCTCCGAGCTGCAGCCTTGTGACCAGAGCAGCGGCCTCTACTGCGACCGCAGCGCGGACCCCAGCAACCAGACCGGCATGTGCATGG TGCTCGAAGGAGACAATTGTGTCTTTGATGGGGTCATTTATCGTAGCGGAGAGAAGTTTGAACCAAATTGTCAATACCACTGCACCTGCAGAGATGGGCAGATTGGCTGTGTGCCTCGCTGTCAGCTGGATGTGCTACTGCCGGGTCCCGACTGCCCAGCTCCAAGGAAAGTTGCAGTGCCTGGAGAATGCTGTGAAAAGTGGGCCTGTGGCCCAAATGAAAAGGGCACTTTAGGAGGCCTTGCTCTTCCAG CCTACAGGCCAGAAGCCACCGTAGGAGTTGAAGTCTCTGACTCCAGTATCAACTGCATAGAGCAGACCACGGAATGGAGTGCGTGTTCCAAGAGTTGTGGAATGGGCGTTTCCACCCGGGTCACCAACAGGAACCGTCAGTGTGAGATGGTGAAGCAGACTCGGCTTTGCATGGTGCGACCCTGTGAACAAGAGCCAGAGCAACCAACAGATAAg aaaggaaaaaagtgtCTCCGCACCAAGAAGTCCCTCAAGGCCATCCACCTGCAGTTCAAGAACTGTACCAGCCTGCACACCTACAAGCCCAGGTTCTGTGGGATCTGCAGTGATGGCCGGTGCTGCACCCCCCACAACACCAAAACCATCCAGGTGGAGTTCCATTGCTCCCCAGGGCAAAACATCAAGAAGCCAGTGATGGTCATTGGGACTTGCACTTGTCACAGCAACTGTCCCCAGAACAACGAGGCCTTCCTGCAGGATCTGGAGCTGAAGACCAGCACAGGGGAAATATAA